In the genome of Flavobacterium panacagri, one region contains:
- the dnaA gene encoding chromosomal replication initiator protein DnaA, with amino-acid sequence MTKTAQSVWENCLSFIKDNIQDQAYKTWFEPIKSVELTDNALYIQVPSKFFYEWLEEHYVKLLKVALTKELGKNAKLLYKIKMENTYGNKQPFTEQLPSSNRVPMKPQEVDAPFKNLNPELKNPFVIPGIRNLKIESQLNPNYSFDNFLEGDSNRLARSAGMAVANKPGGTSFNPLLIFGGVGLGKTHLAHAIGVEVKDKYPEKTVLYISAEIFTQQYIDSVKKNNRNDFIHFYQLIDVLIIDDVQFLSGKSGTQDVFFHIFNYLHQNGKQVILTSDKAPVDMQDIEQRLLSRFKWGLSAELHQPDYETRISILKNILYRDGVEMPEDILEYVARNIKSNVRELEGAIISLIAQSSFNKKEVTIELAKSVVEKFVKNVKREISIDYIQKIVSDYFQLDIETLQSKTRKRHVVQARQLAMFFAKKFTKASLANIGSQIGDRDHATVLHACKTVDNLVSTDKQFKKFVEDINKKLTL; translated from the coding sequence ATGACTAAAACTGCTCAATCGGTATGGGAAAACTGTTTGTCCTTTATAAAGGATAATATTCAAGACCAAGCATATAAAACTTGGTTCGAACCAATCAAATCAGTTGAGCTAACCGACAACGCATTATATATTCAAGTTCCAAGTAAATTTTTCTACGAATGGCTCGAAGAGCATTACGTAAAATTATTGAAAGTTGCGCTTACCAAAGAACTGGGAAAAAACGCAAAGTTACTCTATAAAATTAAAATGGAGAACACTTATGGAAATAAACAGCCGTTTACCGAGCAGCTGCCAAGTTCCAACAGAGTTCCAATGAAACCACAAGAGGTTGACGCTCCATTTAAAAATTTAAATCCTGAATTAAAAAATCCGTTTGTAATTCCTGGAATCAGAAATTTAAAAATTGAGTCTCAGTTAAATCCGAACTACAGTTTTGATAATTTCTTAGAAGGAGATTCAAACCGTTTGGCTCGTTCTGCAGGTATGGCTGTTGCCAATAAACCTGGAGGAACTTCATTTAATCCGTTATTGATTTTTGGAGGAGTTGGTTTAGGAAAAACGCACTTAGCGCATGCTATAGGCGTAGAAGTAAAAGATAAATACCCTGAAAAAACGGTTTTATACATTTCTGCTGAGATTTTCACACAACAATATATTGATTCGGTAAAAAAGAATAATCGTAATGATTTCATTCACTTTTACCAATTAATTGACGTTTTAATTATTGACGACGTTCAGTTCTTATCAGGTAAATCAGGAACTCAGGATGTATTCTTCCATATTTTCAACTATTTACATCAAAACGGAAAACAAGTAATCTTAACTTCAGACAAAGCTCCTGTTGACATGCAGGATATCGAACAAAGATTATTGTCCCGTTTTAAATGGGGATTATCTGCAGAATTACATCAGCCAGATTACGAAACGCGTATTTCGATCTTAAAAAACATCTTATATCGTGATGGTGTAGAAATGCCGGAAGATATTTTAGAATATGTTGCTCGTAACATTAAAAGTAACGTTAGAGAGCTTGAAGGAGCTATTATTTCGTTAATTGCTCAATCTTCTTTCAACAAAAAAGAAGTTACGATTGAATTAGCAAAAAGTGTTGTCGAGAAATTTGTTAAAAATGTAAAAAGAGAAATCTCTATCGATTATATCCAAAAAATCGTTTCAGATTATTTCCAATTAGATATCGAGACACTTCAATCTAAAACCCGAAAGAGGCACGTGGTACAAGCAAGACAATTAGCGATGTTTTTTGCTAAAAAATTCACTAAGGCTTCTTTAGCTAATATTGGTTCACAAATTGGAGACCGTGATCACGCCACTGTTCTTCATGCTTGTAAAACAGTCGATAACTTAGTTTCTACAGACAAACAATTTAAAAAGTTTGTGGAAGACATTAATAAAAAACTAACGCTTTAA
- a CDS encoding low molecular weight protein-tyrosine-phosphatase encodes MPVKILMVCLGNICRSPLAEGILASKLPKDKFFVDSAGTGSWHVGHCPDKRSIEVAKKYGINISEQKGRQIKTSDFDEFDYIYVMDNSNFNDVTHLAKRPEHKNKIHLILNELFPDENVDVPDPYFGATNGFENVYQMLDEVTDIIADKLIKKHA; translated from the coding sequence ATGCCTGTAAAAATCTTAATGGTTTGTTTAGGGAATATCTGTAGATCTCCTTTAGCAGAAGGAATTTTAGCTTCTAAATTACCTAAAGATAAATTCTTTGTCGATTCGGCAGGAACAGGTTCCTGGCATGTTGGACATTGTCCAGACAAACGCTCTATTGAAGTTGCAAAAAAATACGGCATCAATATCAGCGAACAAAAAGGAAGACAAATCAAAACCAGTGATTTTGATGAGTTTGATTACATCTATGTAATGGACAATTCCAATTTTAATGATGTAACTCACCTTGCCAAAAGACCTGAACACAAAAATAAAATTCATTTAATTCTTAATGAATTATTTCCAGACGAAAATGTAGATGTTCCAGATCCTTATTTTGGTGCTACAAACGGATTTGAAAATGTTTATCAAATGCTTGACGAAGTAACCGATATCATCGCGGATAAACTAATCAAAAAACACGCTTAA
- a CDS encoding SAM-dependent methyltransferase, whose product MKLLGKLYLIPTTMGESDPMDVLPQTVRRTIEVIDHYIVENDKTARKSIKAVYPEKKQSELVLFTLNKRTETSEHLEFIKPLLEGKNMGLMSEAGCPGVADPGAVIVKLAHEKGIQVVPLVGPSSILLAMMASGMNGQSFTFNGYLPIDKDEKKSAIRHFEKLSYDKNQSQLFIETPYRNNKLIEDLLQILNPSTHLCIAADITLPTEFIKTMKISDWKKLKIDIDKRPAIFIIHKM is encoded by the coding sequence ATGAAACTTCTAGGAAAACTATATTTAATTCCAACTACAATGGGCGAAAGCGATCCAATGGACGTTTTACCACAAACTGTAAGAAGAACTATAGAAGTTATTGACCATTATATTGTTGAAAATGATAAAACTGCCAGAAAATCAATCAAAGCGGTTTATCCTGAAAAAAAACAATCTGAATTGGTGCTTTTTACCCTTAATAAACGTACCGAAACCAGCGAACATTTAGAATTCATAAAACCTTTATTAGAAGGAAAAAATATGGGTTTAATGAGTGAAGCTGGCTGTCCGGGCGTTGCAGATCCTGGTGCTGTCATTGTAAAACTGGCGCATGAAAAAGGAATTCAGGTTGTACCGTTGGTTGGGCCTTCTTCTATCCTATTGGCTATGATGGCTTCCGGAATGAACGGGCAAAGTTTTACTTTTAATGGTTATTTACCAATTGATAAAGACGAAAAGAAATCAGCAATTCGTCATTTTGAGAAATTATCTTATGACAAAAATCAATCGCAACTATTCATTGAAACTCCATACAGAAATAATAAACTGATTGAAGATCTTTTGCAGATTTTAAATCCATCAACACATTTGTGCATTGCTGCTGATATTACTTTACCAACAGAATTTATCAAAACAATGAAAATTTCGGATTGGAAGAAGTTAAAAATTGATATTGATAAACGTCCTGCGATTTTTATTATTCATAAAATGTAG
- a CDS encoding energy transducer TonB: protein MKKLLILVLISFTQSVFSQREIRRAPEPQKDLNGNIIPPNEIDIYNPVGIDVKPEFPGGTQKFHQFIDENYKKPNKKPTPQGKVFATFIIEINGSLSDIKILRDIGYGTGEELVRVLKLSPKWKPGKLNHKEVRTLYSLVFPVQQ from the coding sequence ATGAAAAAGCTTTTAATTTTAGTTTTGATTAGTTTTACACAAAGTGTATTTTCTCAAAGAGAAATCAGAAGAGCTCCCGAACCTCAGAAAGATCTAAATGGAAATATTATTCCTCCTAACGAAATCGACATTTATAATCCTGTCGGGATTGACGTAAAGCCTGAATTCCCTGGAGGGACACAAAAATTTCATCAATTTATAGATGAAAACTATAAAAAACCAAACAAGAAACCAACTCCTCAAGGAAAAGTATTTGCCACTTTTATTATTGAAATAAATGGTTCATTAAGTGATATAAAAATCCTCCGAGATATTGGATATGGCACTGGGGAGGAATTAGTTAGAGTTCTAAAATTATCTCCTAAATGGAAACCTGGAAAACTAAACCATAAAGAAGTCAGAACTTTGTATTCATTAGTATTTCCTGTGCAACAATAA